From [Flavobacterium] thermophilum:
AAAATGCTTATTTTATGGCATCTAGGAAAAGGGGGAAAGAAGCGGTTTAGCGAACTAAAAGCCCTCATGCCTGGGATCACCCAAAGAATGCTTGTTAACCAGCTGCGGGAGCTGGAGCAAGATCAAATTGTTCATCGCGAAGTCTATCCGGTTGTTCCGCCAAAAGTGGAATATTCATTGACCGAACATGGGAAAAGTTTGATGCCAATTCTTGATGCGATGTATGAATGGGGCAAAAACTATATGGAGACGGTCGTAAAGGGGCAAGTAAAAATCAACGAAGCAGCCAAGTAGAAAGCTTTCTCCGTTATGAAAGCTTCGAAAACGATCTGCGTGTATGTTATATGCACTTTCCTTTTTTTGCTGGTAAACAAAGAAATACACACATGAAAGATAATGAGGAAAGCAATAAGTTTTATAATTAGACGCGAAAAACCAACGGACAACCATCTTTATGAAAGAACCGCTGTCCGTTGGTTTTTCTGTATATGCGTTGATGACTGTTGATGGAGTCCCGAAAATGGCGTAAAAAGAAAAACGGCAAAAAAGTGCTTTTGTTTTCCAGTGATCCAAGTTCACTGGATGGAGAATGGATTTTACACAATAATGTGGACTAGGCATGGCTGTTCGAATGCGAGGAAGGTCTGAAAAAAATATTCCGAATTTCTTTTTTATTTTTAGGTATAATTTTTCACACTATGTAACACGAAAGTATCTACTTGTTAAATGGAATGATGTGCCTAATAATATCAGTATCGCCACATGAATGGGCGATACGTTGCTAGATGGATAATGAGAGAGGAGGGGTAAGAATGTATCGAAAGGAGTTTTATGTCTTTGACCAAGATCGTCCTGTTCCAGCGGTGATCCGAAATTATGAAGAAAAGGACTTTCCTGGATTAATCCGCATTCAACAGGAAAGTTTTCCTCCGCCATTCCCGTCTGAATTATGGTGGAATACGGAACAGCTGAAAAACCATGTGACACTCTTTCCAGAGGGAGCCTTATGTGTTGAGGTGAATGGCGAAATTGCGGGGTCAATGACAGGGCTTATTGTCGACTTTGACCCCAGCCATCCGGACCATACATGGGAAGAGATCACGGATCATGGATATATCCGTAACCATAACCCAAACGGGAATACGCTTTATGTCGTTGATATTGGCGTGCGCCCTGCCTACCGCAAATGGGGGCTGGGAAAATGGCTGATGCTATCCATGTATGAAGTGGTTGTTCATTTGGGGCTAGAGCGGCTGTTAGGCGGAGGGAGGATGCCAGGCTATCATAAAAAAGCGCATGAGATGACAGCGGAGCAATATCTCGAAGCGGTAGTAAAAGGCGAATTGAAAGATCCTGTTATTACCTTCCTGCTTCGTTGCGGCCGCACACCTGTCAAAGTGGTGGCGAACTATTTAGAAGATGAAGAATCGTGCAATTATGCTGCACTGATGGAATGGAAAAATCCTTTTTATCGCGCAAAATCTTAAAGGAGAATGATAAAAATGGAGTATCGCAGAATTACGAGCATTGAAGACCCTTTGTTTAAGAAAATGCATCAATTGATGCAAAATGTATTTCCTCCGGAAGAAGTATTGGCATTTGATTTGTGGAAAGAGCCTCTGGAAGATCCGGGAATTCGTGTGTGCGTTGCTGTTCACGAAGGAGAGGTAGTAGGCGCAACGGAGTACCGTTATTATGAAGATTTAAATGTCGCGATGACAGATTTCACCATTATCGGCCAAGCAGGACTGGGGATCGGCCGGTTTTTAGCCAAAAAGCGGCTGGAGGATTTGCAAAATTGGGCCGCTGCAAATGGAAAGCAGTTGTATGGCATGTTCGCCGAGATTTATGATCCTTATCGGGTGAAGCATTATGAATTTGGCGGGATTAAGCCGATGGATCCATATGTTCGTCGTGAGGTATTATCTCATTTGGGATATAAGCGGCTTGACTTCCCTTATGTCCATCCATCTTGGAACAATGATGGAGAAGCCGTAACCGGGCTTGATCTTTGTTTCCTTCCGATGGACGATAGCGTGAATGAACTTCCAGCGGATCTTGTTGTGAAGTTTTTGAAACGTTATTATTCTGTCTTATCGAACAAACCAAGGGATTGGTATGAAATGATGGAAAAACTAGAGGCGAAAAACACCATACCGCTATTACCGATTTAAACCTTAATAAAAACACCATGCTTATGGAACCTTAAAAAAATTCTTCCAACTTCAGCGCGTCTTTTATCGTTTCCCTATCGAAAGCAGCAAAAATGCTATTTCGATGCTGGAAAGGGGTATGGGCCTAGAACGGGTGGCCGAACAGCGCTGTGAGGTTTGCGCGGGGCGCGGCATTGTTCTGAGGCCGCCTTTTGACAGCGTCCTTGCTACTTTTCAAGATATCGCAGCCATGCGGCCCAAGGCGACGCCCGACTTTGACCAAGGGTATGTGACGCCCGAGACAACCGTTCGGCGGCTGGCACTGATGGCCCAACAGGGAGATCTGATGGGGCGAGACTGCCCGCCTTCTGCAGCGGGAATACCCGTTGCCGAGGGCGGGCGTTTTGTTCGCCGTTTCCTGACATCTGCATGCGGAGTTGCGTTCTTCAAGGTTTGCTGAATGACATTTGCCACCATCGCACGATTTTACCGATGGATTATGGAAGGCAACAGACTTTTGAGAGTTTTTGACGCCGCGTGCAACCATGAAAGGAGTGGTCATCGATTTTGCAAAAAGTCTTGGCACCCCCCTCCCCCGCGTTCTGACTATAACCGATTTGATTTGTAATGATCATCGAGGGAATGCTGATAGTGGGAGAGCGGCTGATGTGCACGAAGGGAATGAACGATCATGGATCGATCACAAGAATCCAATCTCCCGATCAAAAAAAGACCGCAAAGCGTTTCTTAAAGAAAGCTTTGCGGCCTTTTCTCCTTTCCCCCGTGATTAAGTTGAAAATTTCGTTTAAATAGCTTAAAATTTCGAATGGTTAAAGATGTCTGCGCAGCATTCCTTATACTCTATTCCAGATTGGCGTGTCTTTTGAACATGGTATTGGAGTCCAATCCTTTTTTCTCCATGCATCTTAATATGATCGCATCATAAAACAGCAAGAGGGTTTGCTCAAAAAGCGATCCCATCGGCTGTATCGTTTTGTATCCGTTATCTGACTGGTCTTTAGGCGAGCCAGGCAATTTGACCGTGATATCAGCCAATTGTCCAATGGTCGATTCAGGGAAAATGGTCACTAACGCTACGGTTGCCCCTAAGCTTTTCGCTTTTTCAGCCATGGAAACTAAACTTCTCGTTTCCCCTGAACCCGATCCAATGATCAAAATGTCGTCTTGTTCTAGGTTAGGGGTGATGGTTTCGCCTACGACATAGGCGTCTAGCCCCATGTGCATCATTCGCATCGCAAAAGATTTGGACATAAATCCAGATCTGCCTGCGCCAGCTACAAAAATTTTCTTTGCTTTGAGAATCTCATTCACCAATTTTTCCGCTTCTCCCGCGGCGATTAAATCGGCTGTCTGATTTAACTCTTTGATGATTTCTCCTAAATATTGCGTAGCTTGCATCATTCATTCACCTTGTTGGATCATTTTTTTCATTTCAGCAGCTACAGCGCGTTTGTCTTCTTGGCCAGTAATACCGC
This genomic window contains:
- the hxlB_1 gene encoding 3-hexulose-6-phosphate isomerase, coding for MQATQYLGEIIKELNQTADLIAAGEAEKLVNEILKAKKIFVAGAGRSGFMSKSFAMRMMHMGLDAYVVGETITPNLEQDDILIIGSGSGETRSLVSMAEKAKSLGATVALVTIFPESTIGQLADITVKLPGSPKDQSDNGYKTIQPMGSLFEQTLLLFYDAIILRCMEKKGLDSNTMFKRHANLE
- the hxlR_1 gene encoding HTH-type transcriptional activator hxlR yields the protein MGHVCGKTYNCEKELTLAVIGGKWKMLILWHLGKGGKKRFSELKALMPGITQRMLVNQLRELEQDQIVHREVYPVVPPKVEYSLTEHGKSLMPILDAMYEWGKNYMETVVKGQVKINEAAK
- a CDS encoding Acetyltransferase (GNAT) family, whose translation is MYRKEFYVFDQDRPVPAVIRNYEEKDFPGLIRIQQESFPPPFPSELWWNTEQLKNHVTLFPEGALCVEVNGEIAGSMTGLIVDFDPSHPDHTWEEITDHGYIRNHNPNGNTLYVVDIGVRPAYRKWGLGKWLMLSMYEVVVHLGLERLLGGGRMPGYHKKAHEMTAEQYLEAVVKGELKDPVITFLLRCGRTPVKVVANYLEDEESCNYAALMEWKNPFYRAKS